One region of Oryza sativa Japonica Group chromosome 5, ASM3414082v1 genomic DNA includes:
- the LOC136356672 gene encoding hexose carrier protein HEX6-like: protein MILGGFAYIAGAAVSGASVNVSMAILSGALLSVGLGFTTQSVPLYMAEIAVARYRGAFSNGIQFSLCLGALAATTVNFTVEKTPNSLVQQGKDRDKVKALLQKIRGVDTVDDELDEIIAANAAAAQGENGLWLIL, encoded by the exons ATGATCCTCGGCGGCTTCGCCTACATCGCCGGTGCGGCGGTCAGCGGCGCCTCTGTCAACGTGTCCATGGCCATCCTCAGCGGGGCTCTCCTCAGCGTTGGCCTCGGCTTCACCACCCAG TCTGTGCCACTCTACATGGCTGAAATAGCGGTGGCGCGATACCGGGGAGCATTCAGCAATGGCATCCAGTTCAGCCTGTGTCTCGGAGCTCTCGCCGCCACGACTGTGAACTTCACCGTGGAGAAG ACGCCGAACAGCCTCGTCCAGCAAGGCAAGGACCGTGACAAGGTCAAGGCATTGTTGCAGAAGATCAGAGGCGTCGACACCGTCGATGACGAGCTGGACGAGATCATCGCCGCGAACGCTGCCGCGGCGCAGGGAGAGAACGGCCTATGGTTGATCCTGTAG